One Phaseolus vulgaris cultivar G19833 chromosome 2, P. vulgaris v2.0, whole genome shotgun sequence DNA window includes the following coding sequences:
- the LOC137809786 gene encoding glutelin type-A 3-like — protein sequence MELDLTPKLAQPMFEGDGGGYYTWSSSQMPVLAATNVGAGRLLLHPRGFALPHYADSSKIGYVIQGSDGVVGMVLPNTEQEVVLKVKQGDVLPVPIGSVSWWFNNGDSDLTIVFLGETSKALIPGQFTYFFLSGVIGVIGGFSTELTSKVYDLDKDEVQKLTKSQTGVLIVKLDETQTLPKPHMDMTKKLVYNIDAACTQNVVENAGLVKTLTEKGFPFIGEVGLSVIRVKLEPGAIKAPSYPATTTIQLIYIARGSGSIEIVGLNGERALDAQVKAGELLVVPQFYVVAKIAGEEGMES from the exons ATGGAGTTGGATTTAACACCAAAATTAGCACAACCAATGTTCGAGGGAGATGGTGGAGGATACTACACTTGGTCAAGTTCTCAAATGCCAGTTCTGGCTGCGACTAATGTGGGTGCTGGTCGTCTTCTGCTTCATCCTCGTGGCTTTGCCCTTCCTCATTATGCTGATTCATCCAAAATAGGTTATGTCATTCAAG GGAGTGATGGTGTAGTTGGGATGGTACTCCCAAACACAGAACAAGAGGTGGTTTTGAAGGTTAAGCAGGGAGATGTTTTACCAGTACCTATTGGAAGTGTCTCATGGTGGTTCAACAATGGAGACTCAGATCTCACCATTGTTTTTCTTGGAGAAACTTCAAAGGCTCTTATTCCAGGTCAATTCACCTATTTCTTTCTAAGTGGAGTTATAGGAGTTATAGGAGGTTTCTCAACTGAGCTCACCAGCAAAGTATATGACTTGGACAAAGATGAAGTTCAAAAGCTCACAAAGAGTCAAACTGGGGTTTTGATTGTGAAACTAGACGAAACTCAGACACTCCCTAAACCCCACATGGACATGACCAAGAAGCTAGTCTACAACATAGACGCTGCATgcacacaaaatgttgttgaAAATGCTGGATTAGTCAAAACTTTAACAGAGAAAGGGTTTCCTTTTATCGGGGAAGTTGGATTAAGTGTGATTAGAGTGAAACTTGAACCTGGTGCAATTAAGGCACCCTCATATCCTGCAACCACTACGATTCAACTAATTTACATTGCTAGAGGAAGTGGCAGTATTGAAATTGTGGGCTTGAATGGAGAACGTGCATTAGACGCTCAAGTTAAGGCTGGTGAGTTGCTTGTGGTGCCACAATTTTATGTGGTTGCTAAAATTGCAGGGGAAGAAGGAATGGAAAGTTAA
- the LOC137812257 gene encoding probable 3-hydroxyisobutyrate dehydrogenase-like 2, mitochondrial, with the protein MGTPYPNPISPSETRIGWVGIGVMGFAMASRLLSAGYALTFYARNPSHPNALALQSQGATQAQSPAQLAQLSDVLFTMVGHPSDVRPLLLDAILPALRPNSVAVDTTSSHPELARTISSQARALGAWAIDAPVSGGDVGARDGTLAIFAAGEKKVVEWLHPIFSILGKETYVGPAGCGQSCKIANQITIGANLVGVSEGLVFAKRAGLDPKQFVEGIREGAAGSKALEIFGERMIEGDFRPGGFTEYMVKDLGMGVDVVEGGNDDDVVVLPGASLWKQLFTSMVANGQGKLGSQGVISVIERINGMNQ; encoded by the coding sequence ATGGGAACGCCGTACCCGAACCCGATTTCGCCCTCGGAAACCCGAATCGGGTGGGTCGGAATCGGCGTAATGGGCTTCGCCATGGCCTCACGCCTTCTCTCGGCGGGCTACGCCCTCACCTTCTATGCCCGTAACCCCTCCCACCCCAACGCCCTCGCTCTCCAATCCCAAGGCGCTACCCAGGCCCAATCCCCGGCCCAACTCGCCCAACTCTCCGACGTTCTCTTTACCATGGTGGGCCACCCCTCCGACGTCCGCCCCCTCCTCCTCGACGCCATCCTCCCGGCCCTCCGCCCCAACTCCGTCGCCGTGGACACCACCAGCTCCCACCCCGAGCTCGCCCGCACAATCTCCTCCCAGGCCCGCGCACTCGGCGCCTGGGCTATCGACGCCCCCGTCTCCGGAGGCGACGTCGGCGCGCGCGACGGCACTCTGGCGATCTTCGCGGCGGGGGAGAAAAAGGTGGTGGAGTGGCTGCACCCTATCTTCTCGATCCTGGGGAAGGAAACCTACGTGGGCCCCGCGGGGTGCGGGCAGAGCTGCAAGATCGCGAACCAGATAACGATCGGCGCGAATTTGGTTGGGGTGAGCGAGGGTTTGGTTTTCGCGAAGCGCGCAGGGTTGGACCCGAAGCAGTTCGTGGAGGGTATCAGAGAGGGTGCTGCGGGTTCAAAAGCGTTGGAGATATTTGGGGAGAGAATGATTGAAGGGGATTTTCGACCAGGTGGGTTTACAGAGTACATGGTTAAGGATTTGGGAATGGGAGTTGATGTTGTCGAAGGTGGCAACGATGATGATGTTGTTGTCTTGCCTGGGGCTTCTTTGTGGAAACAACTCTTCACTAGTATGGTGGCCAATGGACAGGGGAAGCTTGGCTCGCAAGGGGTTATCTCTGTCATTGAGAGGATCAATGGGATGAATCAATGA